AGTGCTATCAGCTTACTGATCTAACTTACTGCAGTAAGTTTCCCAGCATTTTCTGGTTTTTTTCTACTTTTACTGCAGCAGCAGCTGTAGCTCCTGATGATATTCCTACCTGAAAATAttccaaaagaaaaaggaagtaTGTCGTGAATTGTGATGATATCAGAAAGCACATCACAAATGAAGCGGAGGGCAATCTGTAGACTAAGAAGTGATCTCTATAGACTGGTGAACTTACCAGCAGACCTTCTTTCAATGCAAGAAGCTTTGTCATGTCAATAGCTTCATCAGAAGCTGTTATCATACCAGGAAATATAGTAACCCCAGTGAACCAAAAAATATATTAGAAACATAAGAGAGGACATCATAATGGATTTAGTTTGATCTGTCAATGGAATAAATCAGATAGATATGCTTCAGAGATAGAACTTCATCCAAGATGCTGAGATCGAGAACAGATGGGAAAAAACCAGCACCAATTCCTTGGATTTTATGCGGCCCTTTAAGGTAACATTTAATTATTCATATCAGTCTATGATAAAAATTAATTTACAGAAAGTAGTGAGAAAAACAGTGTGTGTGAGAGCTGAGCTGGAAAAACTCTTTAGATAGAAATAATGCAATTTCTACATGGAGCTGGATATTCTGAGAAGACACAGAAAGATGGAGATTTTTTGCAGCAGAATAGTTTGGATGAAAAGCACATTTTCTCTGAAAAAGGAATGTAATACTTCGTCTGTAGCAAAATAGCTTTATTAGGTAGCATATTAGTCCGTTTAGTTCCATGCGTGATGGAGATACCTGGATACCAGAGCATAAGGAGGTAGTGCTAATATTCAAATAACTTGAATGAGGTAGTATTTGGTTTGAGAATGCTACCCAAGCAAAACAATAAAAGTATGATAGAAGGTGCTGCTTTATCATGAGATAGTGAGATGTGCTAGGGCTTCATGTTAACAATTAGATGCATCTACAAGAGTCAATGTGTTTAAGAAAAGAGGTATCTTTAAGAAAGAACCAACAGAGTTTGTGCTTAATTTCTCCAACGAAAATAATAGCACAGCTCCAATCAATTTCAAGAGACAGCTCAAATAGGGGGAAAAAACTTGACTGACCTAGTTGTCCTACATTTAGAAATGCATTTTCGGCTGGTTCTATACCATATACCTGATTTGCCCACCAGACAAAGGAAGGaaagaaaataagaaatcaagacaaaaagaaagaagaacaatACCACTTATCTTCTCTTTTTTGTCAACATTCCTGATACCACTTCTTCCATCTTGCCACTCACAAATAACCTAACCTTTATTTCTGGAATCTTCTCCTTGAGAAACCTTCCAGCTCCTGTCACTGTGCCTGCAGTCCCAATCCCAGCAATAAAAATGTCAACTTTCCCTCCGGTACACTTCCATATTTCTGGTCCAGTTGCTTCATAATGGATCTACACATGGATACTTGATAAGTATGATGTTTTTATAACAAATGAACAAGTTATTCAGAAAGACACGTGGATTGGCAGGGTTCTCGAAAGCTTTAAGAACAATCCTTCTCTCAACACTAAATGATGCTGGCATCACTATCACCAGTTTATAAGCCACGAGCTGCTGCAATAAACGTAAGACCAATGCCGGTATTTCCACTGGATACCTCAATGAGGAACGTCTTCAAGCCACCATTATTTCAACATTTAAAagccaagaaaataattttggttcAGGCTTTCAGACATATGATCATAGACCAGAGGGAAATGGAGGTAAAATTTGCACCTCTATCAAGGGAGAATCCACATTACTATCAAGAGAAATGAGCATACATGCGAAGTAATTTTAAGCATGCATCAAAATCTGTGACAAAGTACTTGGAATCATATAATATCTCTTCAATGTGTTCCTTTTTCCTCCTGATATTAATTCTCACACAAACTTCACCAACCTTTCCTGGGGTATTCAGGCCCTCTCTTCTGCATCTCTGATCAGACTGAATGCAACCCTACATATTAAGAATTGGAAGTCAGAAATAAGAGGTGAAAATTTCTGTAAATTCAAGATTTTGCAAATTGAGTGAAGGGCGATGGGCACACTAGAAACAGGAAGAAAGAATACTTCTCAAGAAGAAACTGGCTGAGGGAAGTGAAAGATAGAATACTTTTGCATGGCTCCATTGTCTCCAATTTGACAGCAATTTGGGCAGAACAACCTTCCACGATTTTGTTGAGATATACCATAGGGGTGTTTTCAATAAGCTACGCTGTGAAGATAACAAAATGAGATGATTCGATGCTGAAAAAAAGGAAGATGTAAAGAGTACCAAGAAAGATCTGAGGAAGTGAACTACTTCTGTGACATCTTTCGTGATCTCACTCTTCTCTTCCATATTTTCTTGCTGACTTACTGCAATAAGTAACCAGAGCTACCTAAGAAAAGAGCTACGAATAGTTAATAATATAAAGAAGATGACCTATGTAACCTACTACACTCTCATGGAAGTGAAACCAAATGAGATATCATTGTAGAGTACAACCAATTACAGCAAAGGAAATCGTTTGTTCTGTTCATGGAAATGAAAAACATGAACTTCTCAAAACTGGTAATAACAAAAGGAAACTAACATAAAATCCGCATCAAGTCAACTAGGATAACATAAAACTGAGGAAGAACCCCAGATATTTTCCACAACAATCAGTATAGAATAAGGATAAATTACACTAGGAGCTCATAAactaacagcaacaacaacaacaacaacatacccaatataatcccaccaggtggggtccgggaagggtagagtgtacgcataccttacccctaccttgtgaatGTGAGTAGGCcgttttcgatagaccctcggctcaagaaaagatgcaaagacaacaataataataagaaaaaaGACATCATTTCACCCTtcaacttggcacgaaaactcactttagcaactaaacttaagttgtatttatataccccttaacaactttcatttcaattattttccacctctaatgctgatgtggcaaaaaagaaaaaagaaaaagaattttaGGCAAGTAAATGACATAAAAAGGTGAGCCCGctatgttataaaataataaagcaagcaaGAAGAATATTATAGGAAAAGAGAGAAGACATgaattcttttatttctcttgttagaGATTAAATACAATGAATAGAAcccctctatttataggagagaattgatttggtgccaaagtcacaaaccctaaaatttctcctaaagatagacatcacaatattataataatatttataacagtCCCCCTTGATGTCTATTTCGATAGATAATGTGACTCGTTAAAATTTTACTAGAAAAAACCCAATGGGAAAAAAATCTAGTGAagaaaaaagagtacacatttctaataatacgctATTTGGTTgactcattaaaaaccttatcccAATAAAGGGTATCGTGACTTTAAACTTTTTCCCTTTTCAAGAATTGCACCTGAAACAGAAAATCAAAGACAAAATAATAGAGTCTCGTgcgctgataacgtgttataaaataataaagcaagcaaGAAGAATATTATAGGGAAAGAGAGAAGAGATgaattcttttatttctcttgttagggatTAAATACAATGAATAGAAcctctctatttataggagagaaTTGACTTGGTGCCAAAGTCACAAACCTAAAATTCCTCCTAAAAATAGACAtcacaatattataataatattattataaaatcaataaaataaaataaaaatgggcCTTTCCTCTTTCTTCTAAACCACCTCCCCCGAGACCTCTTCCCCCACCCACTTAAATCAACCCCCACCCGCTCCTCTTCCCCACCACTGccacctccaccaccaccacctccTCCATATCCACCTCCACCACGGCTACCACCATCGTATCCACCACCACCACTACCATACCCACTGATTCGACCACCACCAAATCCACCCCCACCTCCATAACCACCACCATCAAAATCATAAAGTTTTTAAATTTAATCCCAATTCTTAATTCGGAAAAAGTTACCAAAATGTTATGAGCTGATTAATTAGGCATTTCAATTTCATCATCTGGGTTGAATATATTACTGAAACATAGTCGTCTTCATCATTGTCGTCGATCAATTTCATCGAGAAAAATGGCGTCGGCGATTACTTTCCGGCCAACCAAACCCACATTAATTAATCTATCTAAGAAATGAATTTCATATTTCTTTTATTATGTAATAAAACACATTAACCAAATTTGTTTACaaagaaatagaaaagaaaaggagaatgACATGGAGAAGGGGAAACAATATTGACGGAAATGGCAGATGATGGGTGGAAATGgcagaaaagaaaaggagaatgACATGGAAAATGGAGGTTGGAAttcttatatatatttttatatggaAAATGGAGGTTGGAATTCTTATGGAAAATGACATGGAAAACGGAAATGGCAGATGATCTGTTTTGCCCGAGCTTAACACAGATCTGAGCCCCAATTTTTTTCTGTTCAGCTTGGAATtcttatatatattttgttgatGATAATGGAGGTTTGAATGACAAAGATGGGATTTTGTGGTGGCGGCGGCAGCGGTGGTGGTGGtcggaagaagaaagagaaaagggagaagaagaagaaagagaaagagaaaacataataaaagaaaaataaaaaatgaagggcTGGTAATTTTTGACGTGGTAGTATGTGGCAACGAAGTGACAATGACATGACGCGAATGTAATACATCTCATAATGTGAGAGTGATATTATTTTTTAGggtaaaaaataattgaaatgaaaattgTTAAGAGGGTagataaatacaacttaagtttagttgctaaagtgaatttttgtgtcAAGTTCAAAAGTGAAATAATGTCTTTtctctaataataataatagtaataatatacAGTAATAACAACAATATAATAAGATAAATTAAGTAAAGAAACAATGAAGTTATCAtagagatttaaaaaaaaaaaaaaaagcaaatgcACAAAGATATTAATACTCCTAGTATGGAAAATAAATTCTCGCGGCAACCTACGAGCCCTCTTTCTTGATACTTGACCTCCACACCCTCTTATCAGGAGTAATGTTCTTGATATGCTTCTCCCCAGGACTTCTTTGTCATACCCCTCCCTCTCCTCAGGGCCACCAAGCTCATAAACTAActcaaaatgaaaaaagaaaaacagaCATGTACTTTTAACTGCTTCGATTTAAATTGGTATGGAACTGATTTTTCAGATACTCAATTGCAAAACCAATCAAACAGACCTTTTCTGACGAAGTCAACAAGTTAGTCAGAAATTTAGAACAAACTCAAGAACCCAATTTGGTTGCATGAATTCGGACATATAATCTTAAGTTCTTTGAAAAATAAAGTACATATTTGCAAATtaaataaaaagtactataagtcacaattaTTAATAATTTAAAGTATTTAAAGGGCATACGAATAAATCGCGATCAAAGATTTTCTTATTTGACACTCGAAATCCGAACTATATAGGAAGTACAAACTTTGTGTCAGGTTTTGGCAATTTTAACAAAATGATAAACTGGTTAGGGGCGTATGAGGTTGGTGGATTTATTAGATACTGGAATTATAATCTTTGGATTATAATACAGACATTAAATAATGATGAGATTGTAAATAAATTTTagggttgattatgctttacactcttataatatgcaCTCAGTTGTGAATACGCTCCACGTAGCTTAAGATCAAACACTTACActtcctatgagatatatttgtTACTAAGTATATCAAATTATAAttattaaaaaacaaattaaTAACGTATGCTATTGAGATATTGTCAAGGATGACTTGTTTGTTGACAGAACAAAGAGCTAACTAGGGACAGTGATTACACTGTTCAAATAAATAATGTTGCAAATTCTGTTCCGTTAAAAAAGTTTAAGTTGGTAGATTTTAAGAAGTTATGTTACTTAGATACCTGCAAAAAATAGTTTCAGGGGAAATTGTAAGCTAGAGGGAAAATGAGGTTAAAAGCTAACTTGAGGGGAGTTGTCACTAAGAAAAAAGAGCTTAAAAACCAACTCTCATGTAAATTATAAAGGAAACGAGCAAAAACAGACCACTTAGCACAACAGAGGTAACAACTCTTTGTATCATTCAAATGTAAGAATGTTTGTATTTGTGAACAATAGTTCACCCATTTAGGAGGTTACACTTCAGTCGTCTTCCCTATTCTACCTCAAGTTACAACAAATAACGTTTCTCTCTCTCAGTCCAAAAAAGCATAAAGTTACTCAAAAGTCATTTTTGCCACCTCTTCTCGAATAGAATCAAATAG
The sequence above is a segment of the Lycium barbarum isolate Lr01 chromosome 6, ASM1917538v2, whole genome shotgun sequence genome. Coding sequences within it:
- the LOC132645239 gene encoding uncharacterized protein LOC132645239 isoform X5 → MSQNLLKTPLWYISTKSWKVVLPKLLSNWRQWSHAKGCIQSDQRCRREGLNTPGKIHYEATGPEIWKCTGGKVDIFIAGIGTAGTVTGAGRFLKEKIPEIKVRLFVSGKMEEVVSGMLTKKRR
- the LOC132645239 gene encoding uncharacterized protein LOC132645239 isoform X4, producing MEEKSEITKDVTERSLLKTPLWYISTKSWKVVLPKLLSNWRQWSHAKGCIQSDQRCRREGLNTPGKIHYEATGPEIWKCTGGKVDIFIAGIGTAGTVTGAGRFLKEKIPEIKVRLFVSGKMEEVVSGMLTKKRR
- the LOC132645239 gene encoding uncharacterized protein LOC132645239 isoform X1, whose translation is MEEKSEITKDVTEVVHFLRSFLVLFTSSFFSASNHLILLSSQRSLLKTPLWYISTKSWKVVLPKLLSNWRQWSHAKGCIQSDQRCRREGLNTPGKIHYEATGPEIWKCTGGKVDIFIAGIGTAGTVTGAGRFLKEKIPEIKVRLFVSGKMEEVVSGMLTKKRR
- the LOC132645239 gene encoding uncharacterized protein LOC132645239 isoform X3; this encodes MEEKSEITKDVTEVVHFLRSFLVLFTSSFFSASNHLILLSSQRSLLKTPLWYISTKSWKVVLPKLLSNWRQWSHAKGCIQSDQRCRREGLNTPGKVGEVCVRINIRRKKEHIEEILYDSKHSDRSWKVSQGEDSRNKG
- the LOC132645239 gene encoding uncharacterized protein LOC132645239 isoform X2, which gives rise to MEEKSEITKDVTEVVHFLRSFLVLFTSSFFSASNHLILLSSQRSLLKTPLWYISTKSWKVVLPKLLSNWRQWSHAKGCIQSDQRCRREGLNTPGKVGEVCVRINIRRKKEHIEEILYDSKSIMKQLDQKYGSVPEGKLTFLLLGLGLQAQ